From a region of the Panicum virgatum strain AP13 chromosome 2K, P.virgatum_v5, whole genome shotgun sequence genome:
- the LOC120695972 gene encoding uncharacterized protein LOC120695972 gives MRQFDFCSGTTVAAVETALRCAALVAEHPDPQLLVAGWKAISGLGLVEFLLISDTVAGITRLIQTGRGGDLQLEESWELAAGRLERLVPIGKELPPVRAAMKRMLLATIHGIYLKARGSLPSDELTHKYHRGILLGGYCYGPLDPVENIVVNSIWYEQTFPSSKGFRTSMISSSCLWLVAARSMYGLVSFLCARYPLLTPDLALQRLLVAGADLRRADPNLSDKPSDEELDWSESPQIGSGVDTAFIQRSVVHKMAVRATVPEAYAAAAAAAGAFHPSPDAQIHFLASPGCVHELKAISEALLQCVRDGNQMLRGQFRALCMRVSIMSHQQREPDPTEIDRDFYLLVSQRIARFWGQHDRINCKVVATLEEFNKTAASKYTLHVICGVNELVSGPHFSSDPEVRGYNPWTPQKYHHAHVNFLATTFDDCGNPIASLFFAQCDNHGLKLGASLWRGHAHPLNKSGTFIVRRQAIELCIQSRVGLLSLSYINQKQMSTRTTRSSGGEKIV, from the exons ATGCGCCAGTTCGATTTCTGCTCCGGCACCACCGTGGCAGCAGTTGAGACCGCCCTCAGATGCGCGGCACTTGTCGCCGAGCACCCAGACCCGCAGCTACTCGTGGCAGGGTGGAAAGCTATTTCAGGCCTGGGCCTGGTCGAGTTCCTCCTGATCTCTGACACCGTCGCTGGCATAACCCGTCTGATTCAGACAGGAAGAGGCGGCGATCTTCAACTCGAAGAGTCTTGGGAACTCGCCGCTGGCAGGCTTGAGCGTCTTGTTCCAATTGGCAAAGAGCTTCCTCCTGTCCGGGCGGCCATGAAGCGCATGCTCCTTGCAACGATCCACGGAATCTACCTTAAAGCTAGAGGCAGTCTGCCCAGCGACGAGCTTACCCACAAGTATCACCGCGGCATCCTCTTGGGCGGTTACTGCTACGGTCCGCTGGACCCTGTCGAGAACATTGTTGTCAACTCCATCTGGTACGAGCAAACCTTCCCAAGCAGCAAAGGATTCAGAACATCCATGATCAGTAGCAGCTGCCTGTGGCTTGTTGCGGCCCGGTCGATGTATGGCCTCGTATCCTTCCTTTGCGCCCGCTACCCGCTCCTCACACCTGATCTTGCCTTGCAGCGCCTGCTGGTGGCAGGGGCCGACTTGCGAAGAGCTGATCCCAATCTATCTGATAAGCCCAGTGATGAAGAGCTGGACTGGTCTGAGTCCCCACAAATCGGATCAGGCGTGGACACTGCTTTCATACAGAGGAGTGTGGTTCACAAAATGGCAGTCCGGGCTACTGTCCCAGAAGcatacgccgccgccgccgctgcagccggTGCATTCCACCCCAGTCCAGATGCGCAGATACACTTCCTTGCATCACCAGGTTGTGTACATGAGCTTAAGGCTATCTCAGAGGCTTTGTTGCAGTGTGTGCGTGATGGTAACCAAATGCTGAGAGGGCAATTTCGTGCACTCTGCATGCGAGTAAGCATCATGTCGCACCAGCAACGGGAACCAGATCCTACAGAGATAGATCGGGACTTCTACCTACTAGTATCTCAACGCATTGCCAGGTTCTGGGGCCAGCACGATCGAATCAACTGCAAGGTGGTAGCTACGCTGGAGGAGTTCAACAAAACAGCG GCATCCAAATACACGCTTCATGTCATCTGCGGTGTAAATGAGCTGGTCTCCGGTCCTCATTTCAGCTCGGACCCAGAAGTTAGAGGATACAACCCGTGGACACCTCAAAAGTATCACCATGCACATGTCAACTTTCTTGCGACTACCTTTGATGATTGTGGAAATCCAATTGCATCGCTCTTTTTTGCCCAATGTGATAACCATGGTCTGAAACTTGGTGCATCCCTGTGGCGTGGCCATGCCCATCCACTG AACAAGTCCGGTACATTTATTGTGAGAAGGCAGGCGATAGAATTGTGCATCCAGTCAAGGGTGGGCTTGCTGAGTTTGAGCTATATAAATCAAAAGCAAATGTCTACACGAACGACAAGATCATCAGGGGGAGAAAAGATCGTGTAG